The Petrocella atlantisensis genome has a window encoding:
- a CDS encoding response regulator transcription factor — MWKKEGESVYRLLVVEDESEISSIVMKYAESEGYECRLAENGFEALELFSEEHFHLILLDVMMPGIDGFEVLTRIRELSEIPIIMLTAKQEEVDRIKGFDQGADDYVVKPFSPRELMGRIKVFLKRIYNANDELVLSVQTLKLYTASMKLYRGDEEIEVTSTEFKLLYALMRNMNQVLTREQLMELAFGVGYDGYDRNIDSYIKRIRQKIELDPKKPSLLRTKYGQGYVFGGERG, encoded by the coding sequence ATGTGGAAGAAAGAAGGTGAAAGTGTGTATCGTCTATTAGTTGTAGAAGATGAATCAGAAATCAGTTCTATCGTTATGAAGTATGCAGAGAGCGAAGGGTATGAATGTCGATTAGCAGAGAATGGATTTGAAGCACTAGAACTCTTTTCGGAGGAACACTTTCACCTTATTTTACTGGATGTGATGATGCCAGGTATAGATGGGTTTGAGGTTCTCACAAGAATTCGCGAACTCTCTGAGATTCCCATTATTATGCTAACAGCAAAACAAGAAGAAGTTGATCGAATCAAGGGATTCGATCAAGGTGCGGACGACTATGTAGTAAAGCCATTTAGCCCAAGAGAGCTTATGGGAAGAATCAAAGTATTTCTTAAAAGAATTTATAATGCCAATGATGAGTTGGTTTTATCCGTCCAAACATTGAAACTCTACACAGCATCAATGAAATTATATCGTGGAGATGAAGAAATCGAAGTAACATCGACGGAGTTTAAGTTACTCTACGCATTGATGAGAAATATGAATCAAGTTCTTACGAGAGAACAGTTAATGGAATTAGCTTTTGGTGTTGGTTATGATGGATATGATAGAAATATAGATAGTTATATAAAAAGAATCAGGCAAAAGATTGAGCTTGATCCTAAAAAACCAAGCTTGTTAAGAACAAAATATGGACAAGGCTATGTATTTGGAGGTGAGAGAGGGTGA
- a CDS encoding sensor histidine kinase, protein MTLKRLWLIILVLVTVIGIAVNTLILTFLTDQNFSDYLNESYDLHVNQIIDYTSTALLTDNVSYEQMAIELEAHLSDPIVGIKLYQPDGGLLVEVNSDYHTDVSMMNNMMGSHSMMGSRGMMGMVVDETTEEVNQFEIVSENEVIAIMNITIHSIAENSFVARRFKEALLFNSLYSIAIAIGIAIVVGVFVSYKMSQSLKDTERLASDIQLGKDSSYKSTSIKEVNAIRESLMELDGRLRLKQKTRKTLIDQLVHQTRTPLTILQSHIEAIEDGIIDANDKELQVCQNQISDITSIISNMSSLIDAEKESDELRIETFDIGVMLKQIQQGLMAQYRKKNIELNLSSTQIIRITTDKYKLSQSIYNLLTNAYKYTENNGQVKISYIMVEQRLIIKVQDTGIGIASKDLGKIFTAYYRSQHALSEKGDGIGLYLVKENIEQIGGYVNVDSKVENGSTFTIDIPIKLEQE, encoded by the coding sequence GTGACACTTAAAAGATTATGGTTAATAATTTTAGTTTTAGTGACAGTAATTGGTATCGCTGTTAATACGCTTATTCTCACCTTTTTAACGGATCAAAATTTTTCTGATTACTTGAATGAAAGTTACGATTTACATGTGAATCAAATCATCGACTATACATCAACAGCTTTGCTAACGGATAATGTATCTTATGAACAGATGGCCATTGAACTTGAGGCCCACTTAAGTGACCCTATAGTTGGGATTAAGCTTTATCAACCAGATGGTGGTCTGCTTGTTGAAGTGAATAGTGATTATCATACAGATGTCTCTATGATGAATAACATGATGGGTAGCCATAGCATGATGGGTAGCCGAGGCATGATGGGTATGGTAGTTGATGAAACTACTGAAGAGGTTAATCAGTTTGAAATAGTATCGGAGAATGAAGTTATCGCAATTATGAATATAACAATCCACAGTATTGCTGAGAACTCATTTGTTGCAAGAAGATTTAAAGAAGCGCTTTTATTTAATAGCTTATATTCAATAGCAATAGCCATTGGTATAGCTATTGTGGTTGGTGTTTTCGTTAGTTATAAAATGAGTCAATCACTTAAGGATACTGAAAGATTAGCAAGTGATATTCAATTAGGTAAAGATTCTAGCTATAAATCTACTAGCATTAAAGAGGTTAATGCTATACGAGAAAGTCTAATGGAGCTTGATGGCAGGCTTAGACTGAAGCAGAAGACACGAAAAACTTTAATTGATCAGTTAGTCCATCAAACAAGAACACCTCTAACCATACTACAATCTCATATTGAGGCCATAGAGGATGGTATCATTGATGCCAATGATAAAGAATTACAAGTTTGTCAAAATCAGATTTCTGATATAACGTCTATTATTTCGAATATGAGCTCATTGATTGATGCAGAAAAAGAGAGCGATGAACTGAGAATTGAGACATTTGACATTGGAGTCATGCTTAAGCAGATTCAACAAGGACTTATGGCCCAATACCGTAAAAAGAATATTGAGCTGAATTTATCATCAACTCAAATTATAAGGATTACAACAGATAAATACAAATTAAGCCAGAGTATATACAATTTATTAACGAATGCCTATAAATATACTGAGAATAATGGGCAAGTTAAAATTTCCTATATTATGGTTGAGCAAAGATTAATCATTAAGGTACAAGATACAGGTATAGGTATTGCATCTAAAGATTTGGGGAAAATATTTACTGCTTATTATAGAAGTCAGCATGCTTTGTCTGAAAAAGGTGATGGCATTGGACTATATCTTGTAAAAGAAAATATTGAGCAGATTGGAGGATACGTTAACGTTGATTCTAAAGTAGAAAATGGAAGCACCTTTACGATAGATATACCTATCAAATTGGAACAGGAGTGA
- a CDS encoding LDCC motif putative metal-binding protein, with amino-acid sequence MFNKMKKSWQKFLGTIAEQNKATYGEGGINCCELKDVTDNKVKQRNN; translated from the coding sequence TTGTTTAATAAGATGAAGAAAAGTTGGCAGAAATTTCTTGGTACCATAGCGGAGCAAAATAAAGCAACCTATGGTGAAGGTGGTATTAATTGTTGTGAATTAAAAGATGTCACAGACAACAAAGTGAAACAAAGAAATAATTAA
- a CDS encoding peptidoglycan DD-metalloendopeptidase family protein, with protein sequence MSKKWRFWGIGILVSCGLVLYGGAKWLPNGLGESEPKPSISQSQNELYYEEYQAYMNALHESVELVEQEVVVASLYELSVDGSKIYYFESLEDVEEVLRDIVVLSTENISDIQVTVEEENGLETIAIDFEVKPVLTQEILERNFVMSSPNPMIQMDEPVVNEILETEEVLVDLSFNEDVQVESVVKDTQEISTVVDVVAELLKLNAEPAEYTIESGDSASVIAEKYNMGLSELYRLNPWLEDRERSLQIGDCLVVEKLIPELSVVNCFLVPETDSIQPDIVYQEDDTLYKGLEVVSEEGQEGKLLLKKDVDILNDDVIAESVVESEVIEEATPQLVLVGTKPVPEDGPAGFFVSPLAAFRLTSSYGPRWGRTHAGIDMAVNTGTTVMAADGGQVIYSGWDSGYGYRIDIDHGNGIITRYGHNSKLLVEYGEIVGQGEIIAKSGNTGRSTGPHLHFEVIIDGTAMNPYDYIGKGLYN encoded by the coding sequence GTGTCTAAGAAATGGCGTTTTTGGGGAATTGGCATTTTAGTGTCTTGTGGATTGGTCTTGTATGGAGGTGCCAAGTGGTTGCCGAATGGGTTAGGAGAATCAGAACCCAAACCATCAATTTCCCAGTCACAAAATGAATTATATTATGAAGAATATCAGGCATATATGAATGCACTGCATGAAAGTGTGGAATTAGTTGAGCAAGAAGTAGTTGTGGCGTCACTATATGAATTGTCGGTTGATGGCAGTAAAATCTACTATTTTGAGTCATTAGAAGATGTTGAAGAAGTCTTAAGAGATATTGTCGTACTATCCACTGAGAACATATCAGACATTCAAGTGACTGTTGAAGAAGAGAATGGACTTGAGACTATAGCAATTGACTTTGAAGTTAAGCCTGTTTTAACTCAGGAGATTCTTGAAAGAAATTTTGTAATGTCATCACCTAACCCTATGATTCAGATGGATGAACCTGTGGTAAATGAGATCCTTGAGACGGAAGAAGTCTTAGTAGACTTATCCTTTAATGAAGATGTGCAAGTTGAGTCAGTGGTTAAGGACACCCAGGAAATCTCTACAGTGGTAGATGTGGTTGCTGAACTCTTAAAGCTTAATGCTGAACCGGCTGAGTATACCATTGAGTCGGGTGACTCTGCTTCTGTGATCGCTGAGAAATACAATATGGGCCTATCGGAGTTATATAGACTTAATCCATGGCTGGAGGACAGAGAACGATCATTACAGATTGGTGATTGTCTGGTTGTTGAGAAGTTGATACCTGAATTGTCTGTTGTAAACTGCTTCCTTGTCCCAGAAACAGATTCAATTCAACCTGATATTGTTTATCAAGAGGATGATACCCTATACAAGGGGTTAGAGGTGGTTTCGGAAGAAGGTCAAGAAGGCAAACTACTCCTTAAAAAGGATGTTGATATACTGAACGATGATGTGATTGCTGAAAGTGTTGTGGAGAGTGAAGTAATTGAAGAAGCTACACCACAACTTGTACTGGTAGGGACAAAACCTGTACCAGAAGATGGACCTGCAGGATTTTTTGTGTCACCCTTAGCAGCCTTCAGGCTAACATCCTCATATGGCCCTAGATGGGGACGAACTCATGCTGGTATTGATATGGCAGTGAATACAGGGACTACGGTTATGGCTGCTGATGGTGGCCAAGTAATCTACTCAGGATGGGATAGTGGTTATGGCTATAGAATTGATATAGATCATGGCAATGGCATTATTACTAGGTATGGTCATAACAGTAAGCTATTGGTTGAGTATGGTGAGATTGTTGGGCAAGGTGAAATTATTGCTAAATCAGGAAATACTGGTAGAAGCACTGGGCCACACCTTCACTTTGAAGTGATAATAGATGGAACGGCTATGAATCCTTATGACTATATTGGCAAAGGGTTGTATAATTAG
- a CDS encoding cation diffusion facilitator family transporter, translated as MSHNHSHSHTHTHAHNHSQSSYSNIAIAFTLNFVFSIIEIVGGILTNSTAILSDAVHDLGDSLALAMSYVTEKLSKNEATETYNYGYKRFSLIGAIINILVLSVGTAYVLREAIISFQHPEPVDANGMLWLAILGITVNGLAAFRMKGSKKVLDRTVVLHLLEDLMGWVAVLVVSVVIRYTSWYILDPILSMVIALIVIRNIWSNIIQVYRIIMQSVPDAELFNSIKMNLAGINGVIAVEDIKLWTLDGDDHVMTATIRSNDVGNNSSILHSAKDLADQNNIHFSTIEIINSSRE; from the coding sequence ATGTCACATAATCATAGCCATAGCCACACACATACCCATGCCCATAATCATTCCCAAAGCAGCTACAGCAATATCGCTATTGCCTTTACCCTGAATTTTGTTTTTTCTATTATTGAAATCGTTGGTGGGATATTGACCAATAGTACCGCTATTTTATCAGATGCAGTACATGACTTGGGCGATAGTCTGGCCCTAGCCATGTCCTATGTCACTGAAAAACTTAGTAAAAATGAAGCAACAGAAACATACAACTACGGATATAAACGCTTTTCACTAATCGGTGCTATAATCAACATTCTTGTGCTGTCTGTCGGAACAGCATATGTACTTCGTGAAGCAATAATATCCTTTCAACATCCTGAACCAGTAGATGCAAATGGTATGCTTTGGCTAGCAATTCTTGGAATTACTGTCAATGGTCTTGCTGCTTTTAGGATGAAAGGTTCGAAGAAAGTCTTAGATCGTACAGTTGTACTTCATCTTTTAGAAGATCTAATGGGCTGGGTAGCCGTTCTTGTTGTTAGCGTTGTTATAAGATATACAAGTTGGTACATACTAGACCCGATTCTATCTATGGTCATTGCTTTGATTGTTATTAGAAATATATGGTCAAACATTATACAGGTATATAGGATTATAATGCAATCTGTTCCGGATGCAGAACTTTTTAATAGTATTAAGATGAATCTTGCAGGGATTAATGGGGTTATTGCTGTTGAAGATATAAAATTATGGACACTGGATGGAGACGACCATGTTATGACAGCGACCATAAGATCAAATGATGTTGGCAACAATAGCAGCATTCTTCATTCAGCAAAGGATCTGGCTGATCAGAATAATATTCATTTTAGTACAATAGAGATTATCAATAGCTCAAGAGAATAG
- a CDS encoding ArsR/SmtB family transcription factor, with translation MTTSNQRTDCEPNNPQKVEMLKEKLNSRTNIDSVVDFLKIISDPTRMKMLLILEHDEVSVNDIAVTMDMTKSAISHQLKLLKDMGYVKGRKEGRQKYYTLYDDHIVNIIHAAYDHVKHC, from the coding sequence ATGACTACAAGTAATCAAAGGACAGACTGTGAACCCAATAATCCGCAGAAAGTTGAAATGCTTAAGGAGAAACTCAATTCTAGGACCAACATTGACAGTGTTGTGGATTTTCTGAAGATAATCTCTGATCCTACCAGAATGAAAATGCTTTTGATATTGGAACATGATGAAGTCAGTGTAAATGACATTGCCGTAACCATGGATATGACTAAATCAGCTATATCTCATCAGCTAAAACTTTTAAAGGATATGGGGTATGTTAAGGGGCGAAAAGAAGGTCGTCAAAAATACTATACTTTGTATGATGATCATATAGTAAACATCATTCACGCTGCCTATGATCATGTGAAGCACTGCTGA
- a CDS encoding methyltransferase family protein codes for MLIGYILFFIFYGAYFTKMMLQRRKGIETDQLGKGGKVYGNRTFEIVLKFTTYLLAMLQLISVYIFDPKSILISQLYAGLIISGIGTSIFIIAMYQMKDSWRAGIDPSAKTDLVTDGLYSFSRNPAFVGFDCFYIGFGIGYSNIIIMFLSVFTILLFHNQILQEEKYLADEFGEDYIRYMKEVPRYLLLKSN; via the coding sequence ATGCTTATTGGTTACATACTATTTTTTATTTTCTACGGTGCCTATTTCACGAAAATGATGCTTCAGAGGCGTAAAGGCATCGAAACCGATCAATTAGGTAAGGGTGGTAAGGTTTATGGTAACAGAACTTTTGAGATTGTATTAAAATTTACAACCTACTTACTAGCGATGCTACAATTGATATCAGTTTATATATTTGACCCAAAATCTATACTAATAAGTCAACTTTATGCTGGATTAATAATCTCAGGTATTGGAACATCCATCTTTATCATAGCTATGTACCAGATGAAAGATAGTTGGCGGGCTGGAATAGACCCTTCAGCGAAAACTGATCTAGTAACCGATGGCCTCTATAGTTTTAGTAGAAATCCTGCATTTGTTGGATTTGACTGCTTTTATATTGGTTTTGGTATTGGCTATTCAAACATCATTATTATGTTTTTGTCGGTGTTTACAATACTTCTTTTCCACAACCAGATCCTTCAAGAGGAAAAATATCTTGCAGACGAATTTGGGGAAGACTATATACGCTACATGAAAGAGGTTCCCAGATATTTATTATTAAAAAGCAATTAA
- a CDS encoding tyrosine-type recombinase/integrase has protein sequence MKMTNDFPLLLSNFLLNELPIIHNQSNNTISSYRDTYIQLLNYMTSVKNVKSNNLKVSDLTVDTITEFLNWLETERGNCISTRNQRLAAIHSFFRYIQKQVPEYMFQCQQVLAIPFKKAEKKVISYLNEDETKELLASPDTSKKKGRRDQALLTLLYDSGARVQELADLKVRDLRINTPAQVKLTGKGRKTRRVPLMDKTAILMRQYLKEQNLDYYVKSEHPLFFNSQGKKLTRQGIVYILSKYANQCGITEISPHRIRHTKAMHLTEANVNPIFIRDFLGHTDLKVTEIYSKTSVKMKREALEKMNNGKEILPDQQQEEWRDDTALMDWLKRLMK, from the coding sequence ATGAAGATGACTAACGATTTCCCGCTACTATTAAGTAATTTTCTATTAAATGAACTTCCAATTATACATAACCAAAGTAATAATACGATATCTTCTTATCGTGATACTTATATACAACTGCTGAATTATATGACATCTGTAAAGAATGTAAAAAGCAACAACCTTAAAGTCAGTGATTTGACCGTGGACACAATCACAGAATTTCTAAACTGGCTCGAAACAGAACGTGGCAACTGTATTAGTACAAGGAATCAACGGTTAGCAGCAATACACTCTTTTTTCAGATATATACAAAAACAGGTTCCTGAATACATGTTTCAATGTCAGCAAGTGTTAGCTATTCCCTTTAAAAAAGCAGAAAAGAAAGTAATCAGTTACCTTAATGAAGATGAAACAAAAGAGTTGTTAGCTTCACCTGATACATCAAAGAAGAAAGGTCGCAGAGATCAAGCGTTACTTACCCTATTGTATGACAGCGGAGCTCGGGTACAGGAACTTGCTGATTTAAAGGTACGTGATTTAAGAATTAACACGCCTGCACAAGTGAAGTTGACTGGCAAAGGTAGAAAAACAAGACGTGTTCCGCTAATGGATAAAACAGCTATCTTGATGAGACAATACTTAAAGGAACAAAACCTGGATTATTATGTAAAAAGTGAACATCCTTTATTTTTCAATTCTCAAGGAAAAAAACTTACTCGTCAAGGCATTGTGTATATATTAAGTAAATATGCTAACCAGTGCGGGATTACAGAGATTTCACCCCATCGAATAAGACATACAAAAGCGATGCATCTAACAGAAGCAAATGTGAATCCAATATTTATAAGAGATTTTCTGGGGCATACAGATTTGAAGGTGACTGAAATTTACTCAAAAACAAGCGTAAAGATGAAACGTGAAGCATTGGAAAAAATGAATAATGGGAAGGAAATTCTTCCAGATCAACAACAAGAAGAATGGAGAGATGATACAGCATTAATGGATTGGCTTAAAAGACTTATGAAATAA
- a CDS encoding site-specific integrase, whose product MSKMFHEGISHEVALPLLMTYLGHATLSETGKYLKLTAEVFPDLVNQINQIYSQIIPDLEVKTEYEDD is encoded by the coding sequence ATGAGTAAAATGTTCCATGAAGGAATATCCCATGAAGTTGCATTACCACTATTGATGACTTATTTGGGGCATGCTACTTTATCAGAAACCGGAAAATACTTAAAACTTACAGCTGAAGTATTTCCGGATTTGGTCAATCAGATTAATCAGATTTACAGTCAGATTATACCAGATTTGGAGGTTAAAACAGAATATGAAGATGACTAA
- a CDS encoding tyrosine-type recombinase/integrase, with protein MSENKLFSGPLALHLQGMLIEKRNLGYKYKEQERLMGVLDEMSKSFDCTKGLTKELCLSFVKRDPNWHQSTQESRVALIRVLSKYMIRHGISAYILDVSNVTKQYENFKPYIFTHDEINDIFCAADNIKPHASRTHIFYPTILRIQYSCGLRISETLGLRMKDVDFKNKILHVKNAKNNKDRDVPFSESVAEYMHWYNKKSIRYISEMNIFLKVTEEQVIMKKRQLIIIFMIFFLNVALNQEDVNMVDHIYIT; from the coding sequence ATGTCAGAGAATAAACTATTTTCAGGTCCTTTGGCTTTACACCTACAAGGAATGTTGATCGAAAAAAGAAATCTTGGATACAAGTACAAGGAACAAGAACGATTGATGGGTGTTTTGGATGAGATGAGCAAATCATTTGATTGTACAAAGGGTTTGACAAAAGAATTATGTTTATCATTTGTCAAACGGGACCCTAACTGGCATCAGTCGACACAAGAAAGCCGGGTTGCACTTATACGAGTTTTGTCTAAGTATATGATAAGACATGGTATTTCTGCATATATACTTGATGTCTCTAATGTAACGAAACAATATGAAAATTTCAAACCATATATTTTTACACATGATGAAATCAATGATATTTTTTGTGCTGCTGATAATATAAAACCACATGCATCCCGAACTCATATCTTTTATCCTACCATTCTAAGAATTCAATATAGTTGTGGATTGCGTATTTCAGAAACACTTGGACTACGGATGAAAGATGTGGATTTTAAGAATAAAATTCTACATGTAAAAAATGCAAAAAACAATAAAGATAGGGATGTTCCCTTCTCGGAATCAGTCGCAGAATATATGCATTGGTACAACAAAAAATCCATCCGTTATATTTCGGAGATGAATATTTTTTTAAAAGTAACAGAGGAACAGGTCATTATGAAAAAACGGCAGTTAATCATTATTTTCATGATATTCTTTTTGAATGTGGCATTAAATCAGGAGGACGTAAATATGGTGGACCACATCTACATAACTTAA
- a CDS encoding site-specific integrase, with amino-acid sequence MMRQIKVTNLCKELENKLVELGYSEDSMRRYRKVFQEFTEYAGDCDYSQSIGTDFLVTKFNQLGGFVTSGENSKNEMYYFRVIRSLAEYYNFGILFRRHDFHGEIVWPEAFKEVTENFIKQKVEYGRSHNYITRINTTVTELILLLDAANVYDLNGITAKLISRYVESLVGLAPGTIAWRISILRQYFKYAYLNKYVDYTIEYYLPQAPQSSRLKLPNVWTEDQIQSLISAIDTTNPVGKRDYAMMLIAARLGMRIGDIINLKIDDIDWFSKQLSIIQNKTKEPLTLPIPNDVGWAIIDYLKNGRPITDCENIFVVHNAPYKGKPFKSTLGHNFNKALKRAGIPVEKTKHCGWHSLRHSLATNLLQNNVGVNMISDILGHSDPQVAKHYLRVDMKGLKKCTLELEVKDYVRE; translated from the coding sequence ATGATGAGACAAATCAAAGTAACTAATCTGTGTAAAGAATTGGAAAACAAGTTGGTTGAGCTTGGTTATTCTGAGGATTCCATGCGCAGGTACAGGAAAGTTTTTCAGGAATTTACAGAATACGCAGGTGATTGCGATTATTCACAATCCATTGGAACAGATTTCCTCGTAACGAAGTTTAATCAACTTGGTGGTTTTGTTACATCTGGAGAAAATTCCAAGAATGAAATGTATTATTTCCGTGTTATCCGTTCGCTTGCAGAATACTATAATTTTGGCATTTTATTTCGAAGACATGATTTTCATGGGGAAATAGTATGGCCTGAGGCTTTTAAGGAAGTAACCGAAAACTTTATAAAACAGAAAGTGGAATATGGTCGTTCGCATAACTATATAACAAGAATTAATACTACAGTTACAGAGCTGATTCTATTATTAGATGCAGCAAATGTCTATGATTTAAATGGTATAACGGCCAAACTCATTTCAAGATATGTCGAATCTTTAGTAGGGTTAGCTCCCGGCACTATTGCATGGAGAATTTCCATCTTACGTCAATATTTCAAATATGCTTATCTGAACAAGTATGTTGATTATACCATTGAGTATTATCTCCCACAAGCACCTCAAAGTTCTCGTTTAAAGCTTCCTAATGTATGGACGGAAGATCAAATCCAGTCACTAATAAGCGCAATAGATACAACTAATCCTGTGGGAAAGCGTGATTATGCTATGATGCTAATTGCAGCAAGACTCGGTATGAGGATTGGAGACATAATCAATTTAAAGATTGATGATATCGATTGGTTCAGTAAACAGCTATCAATCATTCAAAATAAGACAAAGGAACCACTTACACTTCCAATTCCAAATGATGTAGGATGGGCAATCATTGACTATTTGAAAAATGGGCGTCCTATTACAGATTGTGAAAATATATTTGTAGTACATAATGCGCCTTATAAAGGTAAACCATTTAAAAGCACTCTTGGGCATAATTTTAATAAAGCGTTAAAACGTGCAGGCATTCCGGTAGAGAAAACAAAGCATTGCGGTTGGCATTCACTTAGACATTCACTGGCAACTAATCTTTTACAGAACAACGTTGGAGTAAACATGATTTCAGATATCCTGGGGCATTCTGATCCACAGGTTGCTAAGCATTATCTGCGAGTGGATATGAAGGGACTAAAGAAATGCACCTTAGAACTGGAGGTGAAGGATTATGTCAGAGAATAA
- a CDS encoding tyrosine-type recombinase/integrase: protein MLSVTKIILERLDEDGIITDYVLASNIIDSILADYHIHPLHNFPITATDLPEYIHTYLKVRHFEGLSKSTLRVYFYMLQELTFYINKPAKNITLNDLRQFLHYKSQNNSLSSISGIISCIKSFWDWLAMENLIDYNPAAHLHYPKCTHNTREGLSVIEIELCREACKTDRERAVFEFLLASGCRIGEIIDLLYSEVVTGEFHVLGKGSKVRYCYLNKKCLMYLERYHSRRKGESPYLFTQLRPPYQKVSIRALQDEIASIGKRCNIHLYPHRLRHTFASAALENGASLTTVQKILGHTKISTTQVYYGKQVIM, encoded by the coding sequence ATGCTAAGTGTAACAAAAATCATTCTAGAACGACTTGACGAAGATGGCATTATTACTGACTATGTCCTTGCATCCAACATTATAGACTCGATTTTAGCAGACTATCATATTCATCCTTTACACAATTTCCCTATTACAGCAACTGATCTACCTGAGTACATCCATACATACCTAAAGGTAAGACATTTTGAAGGGCTATCAAAAAGTACTTTACGAGTTTACTTCTATATGCTCCAAGAACTAACTTTCTACATTAATAAACCCGCCAAAAATATAACACTCAATGATTTACGGCAGTTCTTACACTATAAGAGCCAAAACAATTCACTCTCCTCAATAAGTGGGATTATCTCTTGTATAAAATCATTCTGGGACTGGCTTGCTATGGAAAATCTTATTGATTACAACCCTGCAGCTCATCTCCACTATCCAAAATGCACTCATAATACTCGAGAAGGGCTTAGTGTAATTGAAATTGAATTATGCCGTGAAGCATGTAAAACTGATAGAGAAAGAGCAGTTTTTGAGTTTCTTCTCGCAAGCGGTTGTCGAATTGGAGAAATAATAGACCTTCTTTACAGCGAAGTTGTTACTGGTGAATTTCATGTACTCGGTAAGGGTTCGAAAGTTCGTTACTGCTATCTGAATAAGAAGTGTCTGATGTATCTAGAACGCTACCATAGCAGACGCAAAGGTGAAAGCCCATACTTATTCACCCAACTAAGACCGCCCTATCAGAAAGTCTCGATAAGAGCACTTCAGGATGAAATTGCTTCTATTGGCAAGAGGTGCAATATCCATTTATATCCCCATCGGCTTCGCCATACTTTTGCGTCAGCAGCACTTGAGAATGGTGCTTCACTAACTACGGTCCAAAAAATCTTGGGTCATACGAAGATCAGTACAACTCAAGTATATTATGGAAAGCAAGTGATTATGTAA
- a CDS encoding helix-turn-helix domain-containing protein produces MEQNSMTIDEAADKLGVHPKTIRRYISGGKISAQKIAGSWRINEESLKAYVDSCEATEHTHQPVSKDDFCIFMDSEYFDSEEVIQICTIVDYYVYDDSVKQLLKEVVGVVADHSLDNKKSRFNYVYDDADNKMRLVFWGAPSYIGKIIEVMKAYEKNT; encoded by the coding sequence ATGGAACAAAATTCTATGACAATTGATGAAGCAGCAGATAAATTAGGTGTACATCCTAAAACAATAAGACGTTATATTAGCGGTGGTAAGATTTCAGCTCAAAAGATTGCTGGATCTTGGAGAATCAATGAAGAATCTTTAAAGGCATACGTTGATTCATGTGAAGCAACGGAACATACGCACCAACCAGTCAGTAAAGATGATTTTTGTATTTTTATGGACAGTGAGTATTTTGATTCAGAGGAAGTTATACAGATATGCACAATCGTTGATTATTATGTATACGATGATAGTGTGAAGCAATTACTGAAAGAAGTTGTCGGTGTTGTCGCTGATCATAGCTTGGATAACAAAAAAAGTAGATTCAACTACGTTTACGACGATGCTGATAATAAAATGCGCTTAGTATTTTGGGGTGCCCCTTCATACATAGGCAAAATAATAGAAGTTATGAAGGCCTATGAAAAAAACACATAA